Genomic DNA from Melospiza georgiana isolate bMelGeo1 chromosome 3, bMelGeo1.pri, whole genome shotgun sequence:
CTAGACACTTGAGAAAAGAGATAACAGGAACTCACTTTTCATCACACTTTCTAATTAGTCTGCAGGACTTAGCTAGAGCTCATGTGAACCCAGCAATGTCATATGGATTGTTTCCCTGGCTCTGTCTGGACAGGCTATATCTCTCAGCATCTGGATAATCAAGGAAGCAGCTAACAGGTCAGCCAGGGAGATCAGACTTACTTTGTCCCAACCATCCATTGTCCTAGAATCAGTGTCAAATTAGAGACCCCAACAAGCAGTGATGGATGGAAAACctgcaaagaaataaataattatgtCCTGAAAGCAGGGTTTGAATAATATATAGTAAATGAGTGAGGGACCACATGCTGAGAAACTAGAATAAATACTGAATACCTAAACAGCTATTAATGAGCATTGCCCATCTGGTATACTGGCTAAGGCAGGGGTCCTGTGAAAAATAATAGCATGTGGCTATGTAATTTAAGAACTGTATCATAATATATGTGCACAGCAAGCTCACACTAAAATTGCCTAGGCAACCTTTGTTCTTACATATCCTTAAATTCAGAGAGCATATCTcaaaaaaattagtaaaaatatttttttgtagtGCCTTGGAAGCTCTCTGTACACACCAAGCTAATCTTCAGTGAAACATTGGCCTGTAAAATGTCCAAAGTGCTGATTAGAGAGTGGACATGAGAGTTTTTTCAAGGTTGTGTAaagttttaacatttttctgacTGAACCCCTTCTTGGATCCAGTGGTATCAGATACAAGAACAAAGAATGAGAAAgtggaaaagaagggaaataattGTAGCTGAATATAAAAGAATGATACAAAAATGCACttgcaaaagaagaaataataaaacacaaaataagtGGGAGGAGTCCCTTCAGCGGAAGAATACAAGAGTGATTATAAGAAAATCATTGATGTAACAATgtaataaatgcatttttaaaaactctttttgCCATTCTTTTTGTACCTTGCTAATCTTGTCTGGATCAGAACCTTGAACTTTCTGGTTCTGACTGGCAGACAAACACTGGGCATattttaaagaggaagaaaaatactgaaaggtGATGCTTACAAATCTGGTTTTcatcccttttcctcctctccattAAAAAAGCCATTGCTGGATCAACACAATGGAAGGACTTCAGGCTAGATTGAGAAAAATGTGGGAAAGAGATTACTTAAATCAACTGGATTTTCAGATCAAAATGTCCAAATATAATTCATCTTAGAATGCCTTAAAAACTGCCAAACCATCACAAAATAATGAGGAATGTGAAGTTTAGGCAAGGTTCAAGAAGACCCAAGAACAGTAATCATAGTTCCTATGCTGGCAAAGGGCAGATTGGTCAAGTTAGGAATTTCCCAGCTAaatcagagcaaaaaaaaaaaaaaaacacccagattgaataataaaaaaaatttgcaaattaTTTAAGCATTGGCATAATAAAATAAGAGTTGAAAGATGGGCACATCACATTACATTTGAATATGATCCCAAGAGCATGATTCCTTTGTACATAAAACTTGTCTTGAGAGATATCCTCTTTTTACAAGTACCTCTTATTTTGCTTGCAgactgcagcccctctgccccattGATGGTCGTTTTGGACCCCGCGGCCAGGACGAAATCCCCTTGCGAGCCCTGCAGTTCAAGCGAGGTCTGCTCCATGAATTTCGGAAGGGCAATGCCACCAAGGAACAAATCCGACTGCACAATCTGGTTCAGCAGCTTCCCAAGGCCATTATCATTGGGGTGCGGAAAGGAGGCACCCGAGCACTACTGGAGATGCTGAACCTTCACCCCGCAGTGGTCAAAGCTTCTCAAGAGATTCACTTCTTTGACAATGATGAAAACTATGCCAAGGGAATTGAGTGGTACCggaaaaaaatgcctttttcttaCCCTCATCAAATAACAATTGAGAAAAGCCCCGCGTATTTTATCACCGAGGAAGTACCTGAAAGGATTTACAAAATGAACTCATCTATCAAATTATTGATCATTGTCAGGGAACCTACCACAAGAGCTATTTCTGATTACACTCAGGTGCTGGAaggcaaggaaagaaagaacaaaacttACTACAAATTTGAGAAGCTGGCGATTGATCCTAATACCTGTGAAGTGAACACTAAGTACAAGGCAGTGAGAACCAGCATCTACACAAAACATCTGGAGAGGTGGTTAAAATACTTCCCAATTGAGCAGTTTCATATTGTGGACGG
This window encodes:
- the HS3ST5 gene encoding heparan sulfate glucosamine 3-O-sulfotransferase 5, encoding MLFKQQALLRQKLFVLGSLAIGSLLYLVARVGSLDRLQPLCPIDGRFGPRGQDEIPLRALQFKRGLLHEFRKGNATKEQIRLHNLVQQLPKAIIIGVRKGGTRALLEMLNLHPAVVKASQEIHFFDNDENYAKGIEWYRKKMPFSYPHQITIEKSPAYFITEEVPERIYKMNSSIKLLIIVREPTTRAISDYTQVLEGKERKNKTYYKFEKLAIDPNTCEVNTKYKAVRTSIYTKHLERWLKYFPIEQFHIVDGDRLITEPLPELQLVEKFLNLPPRISQYNLYFNATRGFYCLRFNIVFNKCLAGSKGRIHPEVDTSVITKLRKFFHPFNQKFYQITGRTFNWP